In the Wyeomyia smithii strain HCP4-BCI-WySm-NY-G18 chromosome 2, ASM2978416v1, whole genome shotgun sequence genome, one interval contains:
- the LOC129723139 gene encoding probable beta-hexosaminidase fdl isoform X1 gives MLLSNDYFNKRNHHQRNLKTTILTSFIKRMAFTGSLRKTLFGLLLVMVFLVMFLYWNENQSPLKPAAQTLLFAGIFNRDASAGGGGGGILNGAPPRPKINPAEKMWTYKCVNNRCIRQHYVDKTEVAGGKRVPFLTCTMTCGPINIWPQPTGKATIGSKVSRFRVADINVYIRTSFKPVENLLKKAFDVFREELRAVLLAHGVTKSESESYSLADGSEVTRGRTSDGTESDDPGTIRFYKAVDENRYDLDKFDVRITVQKSPDTHLTLHTDESYNLSVTHTARTLTAKIFTNSFFGAKHALTTLQQLVWFDDEERLLKILNKALIEDVPRFNFRGLMLDTSRHYFSVESIKRTLVGMSHSKLNRFHWHITDSQSFPLVSKHYPQLAHYGAYSDYEVYTSEDVREIVEFARVRGIQIIPEIDAPAHAGNGWDWGPKHNLGELSLCINQQPWSYYCGEPPCGQLNPKNNNTYMILQKLYEELLDLTGPLDYFHLGGDEVNLECWQQHFNESDMRTLWCDFMQQAYHRLQVANQGIAPKLAAVWSSGLTNYPCLSKNAFAVQIWGGSKWQENYQLINAGFQLVISHVDAWYLDCGFGSWRSTADGACSPYRNWQTVYKHRPWDEMKLTSLQMRQILGGEACLWTEQVDESTLDARLWPRASALAERLWTDPVEEIYSESVPKETFNRMSVFRNHLLELGILAEPIFPKYCAQNQDECV, from the exons ATGTTGCTATCAAACGATTATTTCAATAAG AGAAATCATCACCAGCGGAATCTTAAAACCACCATACTTACAAGCTTTATCAAAAGGATGGCTTTCACTGGATCTCTGCGGAAGACGCTGTTCGGACTACTCCTGGTGATGGTCTTTCTCGTGATGTTTCTTTACTGGAATGAAAATCAAAGCCCACTAAAACCTGCTGCTCAGACGTTGCTGTTTGCGGGAATTTTTAACCGCGATGCTAGTGCAGGGGGAGGTGGCGGAGGTATACTAAATGGAGCCCCGCCGCGGCCGAAAATAAA TCCTGCGGAAAAAATGTGGACCTACAAATGTGTCAACAATCGCTGCATTCGGCAACACTACGTAGACAAAACGGAAGTTGCTGGAGGTAAGCGGGTACCCTTTCTCACCTGCACCATGACCTGCGGTCCAATAAATATCTGGCCACAGCCAACGGGGAAAGCTACCATCGGAAGCAAGGTTTCTCGCTTCCGTGTGGCCGATATCAATGTATATATTAGAACCAGCTTCAAACCTGTGGAGAACTTGCTAAAGAAAGCCTTCGACGTTTTTCGGGAAGAACTACGAGCCGTACTACTGGCTCACGGGGTGACTAAAAGTGAGTCGGAAAGTTATTCCCTGGCAGACGGTAGTGAGGTGACCAGAGGAAGAACGTCCGATGGAACAGAATCGGATGATCCAGGAACGATCCGCTTTTACAAAGCGGTGGATGAGAACCGTTACGACCTTGATAAGTTCGATGTTCGGATTACGGTGCAAAAATCACCGGATACCCATTTGACGCTACACACAGACGAAAGTTACAATTTATCTGTAACAC ATACGGCACGTACCTTAACGGCGAAGATTTTTACCAACAGTTTTTTTGGTGCAAAGCACGCTCTTACCACCCTGCAGCAACTGGTATGGTTCGATGATGAGGAGCGCCTCTTGAAAATACTCAACAAAGCCTTAATTGAAGATGTGCCAAGATTCAA CTTCCGTGGCCTTATGCTGGACACATCGAGACACTATTTTTCCGTGGAGTCGATAAAACGAACACTAGTAGGAATGTCCCACTCAAAGCTCAACCGGTTCCACTGGCACATTACGGATTCGCAAAGTTTCCCTCTTGTGTCAAAACACTATCCTCAGTTGGCGCATTACGGAGCCTATTCGGACTATGAGGTTTATACCAGCGAGGACGTGCGGGAAATCGTTGAATTTGCTAGGGTGCGCGGCAttcagatcattccggaaattGACGCACCAGCTCATGCTGGCAATGGGTGGGACTGGGGACCGAAGCATAATCTGGGTGAGCTCAGTTTATGCATCAACCAGCAGCCGTGGAGTTATTACTGCGGGGAACCACCCTGCGGACAGCTGAATCCAAAAAACAACAACACTTATATGATATTACAAAAACTCTACGAAGAGTTACTGGATCTTACGGGGCCGCTAGATTATTTCCATTTGGGAGGAGATGAGGTGAACCTGGAATGCTGGCAGCAGCACTTCAACGAGTCGGATATGCGAACATTGTGGTGTGATTTCATGCAGCAGGCCTACCATAGGCTACAGGTAGCAAATCAAGGCATCGCACCAAAACTGGCTGCCGTTTGGTCCAGTGGGTTGACAAATTACCCGTGTCTTTCGAAAAACGCGTTTGCAGTACAAATATGGGGTGGTAGCAAGTGGCAGGAAAACTACCAACTAATTAATGCAGGATTTCAACTAGTGATATCGCACGTTGATGCTTGGTATCTAGATTGCGGGTTTGGCAGTTGGCGATCGACGG CTGACGGAGCCTGCTCTCCGTACCGCAACTGGCAAACGGTGTACAAACATCGACCGTGGGACGAGATGAAACTTACGTCACTGCAGATGCGACAAATTCTCGGGGGTGAGGCGTGTCTGTGGACTGAACAGGTTGACGAATCCACACTGGACGCACGACTGTGGCCACGAGCGTCCGCCCTAGCCGAACGACTGTGGACCGATCCAGTCGAGGAAATCTACAGTGAATCGGTACCGAAGGAAACCTTCAATCGAATGTCCGTCTTCCGAAATCATCTACTCGAGTTGGGCATCCTGGCGGAACCCATCTTTCCGAAATACTGTGCGCAAAATCAAGACGAGTGTGTATGA
- the LOC129723139 gene encoding probable beta-hexosaminidase fdl isoform X2, whose translation MAFTGSLRKTLFGLLLVMVFLVMFLYWNENQSPLKPAAQTLLFAGIFNRDASAGGGGGGILNGAPPRPKINPAEKMWTYKCVNNRCIRQHYVDKTEVAGGKRVPFLTCTMTCGPINIWPQPTGKATIGSKVSRFRVADINVYIRTSFKPVENLLKKAFDVFREELRAVLLAHGVTKSESESYSLADGSEVTRGRTSDGTESDDPGTIRFYKAVDENRYDLDKFDVRITVQKSPDTHLTLHTDESYNLSVTHTARTLTAKIFTNSFFGAKHALTTLQQLVWFDDEERLLKILNKALIEDVPRFNFRGLMLDTSRHYFSVESIKRTLVGMSHSKLNRFHWHITDSQSFPLVSKHYPQLAHYGAYSDYEVYTSEDVREIVEFARVRGIQIIPEIDAPAHAGNGWDWGPKHNLGELSLCINQQPWSYYCGEPPCGQLNPKNNNTYMILQKLYEELLDLTGPLDYFHLGGDEVNLECWQQHFNESDMRTLWCDFMQQAYHRLQVANQGIAPKLAAVWSSGLTNYPCLSKNAFAVQIWGGSKWQENYQLINAGFQLVISHVDAWYLDCGFGSWRSTADGACSPYRNWQTVYKHRPWDEMKLTSLQMRQILGGEACLWTEQVDESTLDARLWPRASALAERLWTDPVEEIYSESVPKETFNRMSVFRNHLLELGILAEPIFPKYCAQNQDECV comes from the exons ATGGCTTTCACTGGATCTCTGCGGAAGACGCTGTTCGGACTACTCCTGGTGATGGTCTTTCTCGTGATGTTTCTTTACTGGAATGAAAATCAAAGCCCACTAAAACCTGCTGCTCAGACGTTGCTGTTTGCGGGAATTTTTAACCGCGATGCTAGTGCAGGGGGAGGTGGCGGAGGTATACTAAATGGAGCCCCGCCGCGGCCGAAAATAAA TCCTGCGGAAAAAATGTGGACCTACAAATGTGTCAACAATCGCTGCATTCGGCAACACTACGTAGACAAAACGGAAGTTGCTGGAGGTAAGCGGGTACCCTTTCTCACCTGCACCATGACCTGCGGTCCAATAAATATCTGGCCACAGCCAACGGGGAAAGCTACCATCGGAAGCAAGGTTTCTCGCTTCCGTGTGGCCGATATCAATGTATATATTAGAACCAGCTTCAAACCTGTGGAGAACTTGCTAAAGAAAGCCTTCGACGTTTTTCGGGAAGAACTACGAGCCGTACTACTGGCTCACGGGGTGACTAAAAGTGAGTCGGAAAGTTATTCCCTGGCAGACGGTAGTGAGGTGACCAGAGGAAGAACGTCCGATGGAACAGAATCGGATGATCCAGGAACGATCCGCTTTTACAAAGCGGTGGATGAGAACCGTTACGACCTTGATAAGTTCGATGTTCGGATTACGGTGCAAAAATCACCGGATACCCATTTGACGCTACACACAGACGAAAGTTACAATTTATCTGTAACAC ATACGGCACGTACCTTAACGGCGAAGATTTTTACCAACAGTTTTTTTGGTGCAAAGCACGCTCTTACCACCCTGCAGCAACTGGTATGGTTCGATGATGAGGAGCGCCTCTTGAAAATACTCAACAAAGCCTTAATTGAAGATGTGCCAAGATTCAA CTTCCGTGGCCTTATGCTGGACACATCGAGACACTATTTTTCCGTGGAGTCGATAAAACGAACACTAGTAGGAATGTCCCACTCAAAGCTCAACCGGTTCCACTGGCACATTACGGATTCGCAAAGTTTCCCTCTTGTGTCAAAACACTATCCTCAGTTGGCGCATTACGGAGCCTATTCGGACTATGAGGTTTATACCAGCGAGGACGTGCGGGAAATCGTTGAATTTGCTAGGGTGCGCGGCAttcagatcattccggaaattGACGCACCAGCTCATGCTGGCAATGGGTGGGACTGGGGACCGAAGCATAATCTGGGTGAGCTCAGTTTATGCATCAACCAGCAGCCGTGGAGTTATTACTGCGGGGAACCACCCTGCGGACAGCTGAATCCAAAAAACAACAACACTTATATGATATTACAAAAACTCTACGAAGAGTTACTGGATCTTACGGGGCCGCTAGATTATTTCCATTTGGGAGGAGATGAGGTGAACCTGGAATGCTGGCAGCAGCACTTCAACGAGTCGGATATGCGAACATTGTGGTGTGATTTCATGCAGCAGGCCTACCATAGGCTACAGGTAGCAAATCAAGGCATCGCACCAAAACTGGCTGCCGTTTGGTCCAGTGGGTTGACAAATTACCCGTGTCTTTCGAAAAACGCGTTTGCAGTACAAATATGGGGTGGTAGCAAGTGGCAGGAAAACTACCAACTAATTAATGCAGGATTTCAACTAGTGATATCGCACGTTGATGCTTGGTATCTAGATTGCGGGTTTGGCAGTTGGCGATCGACGG CTGACGGAGCCTGCTCTCCGTACCGCAACTGGCAAACGGTGTACAAACATCGACCGTGGGACGAGATGAAACTTACGTCACTGCAGATGCGACAAATTCTCGGGGGTGAGGCGTGTCTGTGGACTGAACAGGTTGACGAATCCACACTGGACGCACGACTGTGGCCACGAGCGTCCGCCCTAGCCGAACGACTGTGGACCGATCCAGTCGAGGAAATCTACAGTGAATCGGTACCGAAGGAAACCTTCAATCGAATGTCCGTCTTCCGAAATCATCTACTCGAGTTGGGCATCCTGGCGGAACCCATCTTTCCGAAATACTGTGCGCAAAATCAAGACGAGTGTGTATGA